gctggtgGGGATACAAAGGTGTAGAGATTaagttttgggggaaaaaaatgcaggaatTTTTAATGAGGCTGTAAGTAAGATTAGGAGTGGTTGAAGAGGAATATAGTGAACAGTCTAGATGGCACCGTGAGGGttggagaaagagatgaaactTGTGAGAGACTAACAATCCCACACCAGCTTCCCACCAGCTTGTACCCTGTATTTGATGCTCCAAATGTTGAGTAACAACCACAGCAGCGACTCCTTGTAAATTTCACAATCAATAAAGCAATAGTTATCCCACACTCCTGTGCATATTACAGCTGCAGCACAACTCTGTCTCACTCCTATGGTGGGTCCGCAAATCCTCCAAAAAAGCAGGTATGTAGAAAAATCTGTCCCGCGAAGTAGATCTCAGTATTGCTGAAGTTCTCATCCGAGCTGCTGATCTTGACCGCTACTGTAAGCATGTGCCTGAGTGTGCTGTGCAGGGCGTGGACTTCTTAAGTTTGCCTGTTGATACTTGACAAAAGGAGGGGCAAAAGCCCAAGCACACAGGGAGGGCTGTTGCGGAAAGGGAGGGCCAGATGTGGGAGAGAAGGCGGGAAGATTATAAGGAAGTAGCATTTGCATTTCATACCCTATCAACGGAAACTACGTTATCATTAACAATCATAGAAAGTGAGGCCGAGGGTGGGCAACTGTTTACCCAAGAATTTTGCAGcagtttttaaatcactttatGGTCTTGAGAGTGAGCATTGCCACCTAAAAAAGGGAAGCTGATAACAATACATTGTTACATTCCTTGGGATACAGTAGGAAAGGCTCAGGATATGGAATTCACTTTTCCACAATAGGTTTGTTGGCAGTATGatgttatatttacattaaatattttagtgATGACTACATGTTTACTTACTTGTATTTAGCGATGACACCGTGACCACTTTAATATCAAACATAGGTGATAACTTATTACAGGCACAAGCTGTGGTCCAAATATAAACAGTGGGAGAGcctttcaaaatcaaaattcaacCATAGCAAATTatgaaaattcaaaatacaCAATTGCACTTTGAAACGGTCTTGCTGTCATAGTCACTGACAGAAAGCAGAACTTACTATGATTCACAGCTCAACTAGAATAAAGGCCAGGCTGCCATGTGAaagatttatgtatttattcagaAGAAATGTACATACTGCATGACCCATGCATCTGAActtcataaatataaaaatatgttaaacTTCTCACACATTTTGGTCACCAACAGATAAATTATTCCTGCAAATGCATCATTTTAACTATCCAGGTCAATTTTACAAGACTCCAAGCAAGATTGTTGTTGCATTGTTGAAGCATGATGCTTACCATTTATAGTTGGCTGCTACTGATGCTTTGAGATCAAATTTAAAGCttagttttcagtttcatgACATTGGTTTTAATATGTCAAGCTTCATTTCCAGTTAATACTCTTGACTCAGGGTCACTCAAAATTGGCCAGATTATCGGACGACTGCATCACTATATTTCATATAAGGAAACTGTGGATCAGATATGAGAGTCAAAGGCAACGGAGTCCAAAACTCTTGTTTGTTGATGTCACGAGCTAAAAGGTCTTGAACAATAAAAGTCATGCAACCTGAGCTGGTTTGGGCTTAAGGAATAAAACCTTACAACAACATAAATTTGCCTGTAACAACTTTCATGTGGAAATTAAAACCCAGTGTCCTTGTGATATTGACTAATACCTAAAACCGTTCACCtcattacaacagaaaaatccatactgtatataccctATAGCCACATAAACAACTCTGTGGTCCAATTTACTCCCATAATCAAACTGATTTGATGTAATACAGTGCAAGATTATTTGAAACCAGTATAACATGTAGTTTACACCCTTTTCTGTAGTAACCCTGAGTGTGTTATGATATATAAGttagaaagtaaaaatacattaatacataaaataaaattgtacgacagacaataaaaaaagtttctaaGAGGTTATTGTATCAATTATATGTCAACTTGTCACGATAGACAGGCAAACTTTTGACAATAAAGGTCACATACAAATGTACAAGGTCAATGTTTCTTATCAGTATTTCATACATTGGATTGGATTGATTTGCAGGATGGGTGCCCCAACAAAAACCTGATTGCACGGACCCTGTCTCCCACCTAAGCCCTTTGTCAATGTTGCTATGTTTTCTATACTTAACTGGAAAATACATTGTCCATTTCCTaatatttttgcacaaacacattgataagtctgtttttttcccactaatttctcactttttcccCCATATTCTCTACAGGTTTTCCACAATGTCCACATCATTGCTTACAATTCCCCTGCAAACATTTTATTCCAGTTTTTGCTTATTGCAGCAACTCTAACACAAAACAGGGATGCCGGCAAGACATCCCTTTACGCAATCTTTGAAGGCAAAGtatatttagagaaaaaaattattaacatGATGTTTTACAAGTCAGTATAAAAATCATTaacatattttggttttgtaacGTCAATTATGGCAAGACCAGATTTTGTCTGGGCTTTTGCATTTATGTGCATAAGTGACACACACAACTATACAACTACAAAGAGGGGAACCTCAGCTCCGAGATCTCAGCTTCAGGAGAGCTGCTGCCGCTGCGGTCGCTGTAAGTGTCCctgcaatgaaaaacaaacataaaatgagtATTATAGCAGTAACACCTTACAGAAATTGCTTGCAGATTGAAGTGTCACTGTAAACTGTAATACCTTTGAAATTTTTTGTACAATTACACCACATAACAATATAGAAATGGAGATTATGacacaaagttaaaatattCCTATAAATTACAATTCATATTCACAAATCAACTAAATTTGAgtcaattaaataaatgatgCATGAAAAATACTGATAGCATTTTGCAACAAAAGCCAGAAAACAGCATAATatcaaataacacaaaaatatatatggatataaaacagaaataacacTCAGCTATTTGCAGAATTGTGGAAAACATGAGTGGAACAAGTTTAATCTGACAATCTATAATAGAGCTAAATCTATAATCTGCTGGAGCATTACAATTTAGCGGTTTCATTTGTACTTCCAGCAACTAACTTTTAGAAGCTAACACAATGATGTGTCGGAGCCTACCGTGGAGACAGGCGACAGCCCTTGGCCAGGTAGCTCTGGAGTTTTCCTACAGCAGCCAGCAGGAGACCAAAGTATGGAGGAGAAGGCTTGATGGGTCTTGAGGTGAACTCTGGATGGTACTGCACTCCAACAAAGTAACAATgacctgaaacaaaaaacacaggtgGATCAGTAGACATTTTGATCTCCACTACTTTATGGCTCATACACCACAGTAAGCATGTGAGTAAAAACACAGGTAAAATATTTATGACTCATAACAAAGAGGGCAAGTTGAGGCGAAGCATGTTTAAGAGACAGCATGTTGTAATTTATTATCGACAGCATGTGAATGCTTGGTTTCAATAAAACTTTCCACTGACCCTCTAATTCAATGACCTCCATTCTCTCTCCTTCGATATCCTGACCCACAAAGTGAAGACCCTTTGTTTCAAAGTAGTGCTTCAGCTCAGGATTCAcctaaaatgagaaaagtaatTCAGGAtagtttttgagaaaaaaaaaaaaaaggttattttataaTACTTCCAAGGTTAGATCTGGAcccaaagaacaaaaacattaaaacagagcCTTGAGTCCCTGCATTGTGTACTAGCTGAATAAGATACTGTAGAGCATGCATTTTTTctccaataaaaataaagtttgtattcataaaatatttttgaagtgTTGTGTTCCCAGACAAAAAGCTTCAAAACGTTATTTTCGTCTCTACCTCAAATCTGTGTCTGTGCCTCTCCTCAACATATTCCAAATCTCCGTACAATTTTCCTGCAATAAATGAAATATCAGTCATCAGAAATACAACAGCTGGAATTAATTGGAAAGTCTAAGAAGTCCAAAAAACAGTAAACCATTTATTTAGGGTGGATACATACTCAGTACGCTGGTGTTGGATGTGAAAATCGTCCGCCTCTTCCCCAGCCTCATTGTCCCACCCATTTGCCCTGGGTTGTGCTCTGGCATGTCAATCACCTGCCAGATCAAACAGGATGTTAAAGCCATCCTTAAGATTTtactgatgtgatgtgatgtggtGTGCTGTGGTGTGGTAAGagcatggcaaaaaaaaaaatatatatatatataacctaCCACAGGGTGTTTTGATTCAGGATTAAATTCAGTGGAGTTTGCATCTGAAAGAGATAAGTGAAACTGATCTAATATCGAATCAACTTCCCACTACGACTAAGGTTCTTTCATCATTAAATCAGGAACTATAGGAATTAAATGTTTCTTAACAGTGTACCAAGCTGAACTGTAAAATAACTCACCTTCCCATCCAAGAACATTGCGAGCAAACTCGCACACTGCCAGCTGCATGCCCAAACATACCCCTGCATAAAACAAGACCAGCAGGATTCTCGGATAATGATAGCAATGGTAAGGAGTCATAGATAAAGAAAGACTGAACAAGATCCCCACTGTGCAAACCACTTACATGGCTAACATGACTGTGTTTGCATATTATTATACTCTGCCTATAAAAAGTATTAACCTCTCTTTAGACtttatgtttcattattttacaaCTTTGAAAGAAGTAACTGGATTcaattaaggtttttttttgagcaaacagaaaaagatgttcTGATATCAAAGTGAGAGCAAATCTCTAAAAATGGATCTAgattacataaaaatataaacacaaagcaACTAACTGCAGAAGAATGTATGCCATTTAGGGCCAGCCACACTCTCTAACTGGTTTAAGTCTTCAAATCTTAAGTGGCATCAAATACATTATGCAGTTTTCGTTCTGTGTATCACTGGCAAGTTAAGAGTTCTCTGGCAGACTGCGGCATATTTTCCTTCAAGATTTCCCTGTATTTTGCTGAATTCATTTTGCCCTTCACAAACCTTCAAAGGGCTTGTTGCACCAAAATATAGGCATTGAACGTATAATGCAACTTCTAAATACTCTGGGCTACACAAGTGATGGTTGTATGTCAAAGTGGTAGAATACTTATGCGATcaattatatttagttttgtatttgcatttgataCTAATCTAAGAGGTTTGTTTTCACTCGTTAGCCTGTGTAAAAAATTAACTACATCCCATTCAGtcttgtaaaacaataaaacatgacagtCAATAGCAGCAAATACTTTTTATGGGCACTTCAGctattaatttaattgttttttcttttatcctcaAACACTGGCACAGTCACTGCAGTGCAAGAGTATATAGCTGCAGATAGGACGGAACATCTTTTATGTCTAGTCTTCATTGTTTTTACGTATAGCAGGAAATCTTACAATATGAAATGATGAAGGAGAAGGCACAATTTATGAGACAAAGTTGTATCGAATCTCTCTTACCCAGGAATGGCTTATTCTGTTTCCTGGCCCAGTTAATAGCCAGCATCTTGCCTTCGGTTCCCCTCACACCAAAACCCCCTGGTACCAGCACACCACTGTGGGGAGGAAGGAAAGATTGATAGCCTCAGTTCATCTTATAAGGTAGCCCTGGTTATTTTTTGACAACATATTACATATACACTCACTTActactttattaggaacacctgaACACCCGCTTATTCGTGctattatccaatcagccaatcatgtggcagcagttcaATGCATAAAAAGCATGCAGATACAGTTCAGGAGTTCATATTAGCATCAAACATCacaatgaggaaaaatgtgatctgagTGACTCAGACAGGCTGTTTTGAAAACTGCTGATCGTCTGGGATTTTCACGTATACAACAGTCtcagagtttactcagaatagtgcgaaaaacaaaaaacatccagtgagacGCTGTTTTGCTGGTGGAAACTCCTTGCTGGTAAGACAGGtgagaggagaatggccagactggtcgGAACCGGCAGAAAGTCgacagtaactcagataaccactctttacagcTGTGCACAACACGTCAAGCCTTGAGGCGGATGGACTACcgcagaagaccacgtcgggaaccactcctgtcagccaagaacagaaatctgaggatgcagtgggcacaggctcagccgaactggacagttgaaggcTGGAAGAACAGAGTCTgctctgatgaatctggatttctgctgaggcagcaaaTGGTAGGGCAGGAATTaggtgtcaacagcatgaatccatggacccaacctgccttgtgtcaacagtccaagcTGGTGGTGGCGGTGTAATGGTgtagggaatgttttcttggcacactttgggccccttaaaaccaatcaatcattgtttgaatgccacagcttATCcaagtattgttgctgaccatgtgcatccctttatggccacattTTACCATCCTCTAATGGGTACTTCCAGCATTATAATCCACCATGTCACAAACCAAAAGTCGTTCCTGGTTTCAGGAACATGACCATTAGTTCAATGTACTTCAGttgcctccccagtcaccagatctgaatccaatagaacacctttgggacgtggtagaacaggagattcaCAGCATGAATGTTtatctgacaaatctgcagaaattatgtgatgcattcgtgtcaacatggaccagattATCGAataaatgtttccaacatcttgtggaatccattaCGCAAAGATATGAGGCTGTTTCTAAGAGCAaaaggaggccctacccagtgttagtatggtgttcctaataaacaTGGACCAGattatcaaataataataataataaccctCGGTGAGGGTATAAACACCAAATATAGAGAGACTAAAGACAATCTGACAATCTGAGGGGCAAAATTTACATTAATATGTATGTTTATTCAAGGTAATGATGGGAGATATGTCTACTTGCATGCAGGGTTTGGTGATAAAGAGATACTACTCTCTTCACAGTTTCACCCATATTCGCACAATATAAATTTTCCTTACGACAATTGTGTATGTGAATTCACGGGCATCATTGGGAGACTTTGAGCATGCAAATTaagtcttcatttttcttcacactTAGTGATTGGAGATATTTTCCTATGACACTAAATACTCTGGAATGCTAGACTGCTATTTTAACAGTAATCAATCTAGTAGGCCAGACAAACTGGCTTTCTCcacaaacttttaaaacttaaaaatcaatCATGGCAATTTTACTGCCCGGCTTAAAATAGTTTCGGAATTCACAAATTCAactcattctttttttcattttagcagcataaagtaataataaaacgtGCATTTCTACAAATCACACTTGTCCTCACTTACCGTATCACTAAGCTGCGTAAACCACTGGCCATGCCAGCACTCTGCTGCCATCATGTGGCATAAATAACAGTGTATCTGTGTAAAACTTGTATTGAAAGTTGTAAATTTTCAATATCATCCAAGCCTACTGGTGCCTGTGTTCCCCCAGGTTTGTCTACTCACTGAGAACTGCAGAGTTTCTGCCAGGCCTCATGATATTTTACTGGCTCATCTTGCAGAGTGGCAGTCTCCAGGTCTGCAGAGTCTATGTACTGtaataacaacaaacacagcatttgGAGGGAGATCATTCAACATCATAAACAAcagacttaaaaaacaaaacaaaaactgtattaaTAGATCTAAGGCACTAATCCACTTCTGTAAAAAGCAGTCAACACATAAACTACAAAGCAGTGACGCTAAATCCAGAAGtcaattttcaaaacatgatAGTGTGAAATGTTTCCATACCTTGACCTCTAGTTTGTGATTAATGGCGAGGGCTGAGTGTTCAAGGGCCTTAATAACTGAGGCGTAGCAGTCAGTTAACTTTGTGTACTTCCCCACCAAGGCTATGGAAACACACTCCAGGAGATGGTCAGATCTGTTAAGACAGGAAAATGATTCTAAGAACTGACCTGGTGCCATCATTTAATCATAGCCTCACAGCTACTCAAAAACCAATTCAATGTTGAGTGGGATTTAGCCTTCACTTCAACTGTGCTGTTGAAGGAACATTTGTCTTCCAGAGTTCAATATTCTTTGGTTTGTAACACAAGTTCTAGAGGCGACAAACTGTCTCTGTGGTTAAACTGACTGCTCCataagtgacaaaataaaaaatttgtgTCCATATCCTCTCTCATTGACCAAGACACACAActataagaagaaaaaaaaaaagttagtgaGTAAGAAAGAACTTCTTCACCTCTCAGCCATCTCCTTCCACTTTGTGAGCATCTTTAT
This sequence is a window from Xiphias gladius isolate SHS-SW01 ecotype Sanya breed wild chromosome 22, ASM1685928v1, whole genome shotgun sequence. Protein-coding genes within it:
- the LOC120784453 gene encoding CTP synthase 1-like translates to MKYILVTGGVISGIGKGIIASSVGTILKSCGLHVTAIKIDPYINIDAGTFSPYEHGEVFVLDDGGEVDLDLGNYERFLDIRLTKDNNLTTGKIYQSVINKERRGDYLGKTVQVVPHITDAIQEWVMKQAKITVDSDGGTPQVCIIELGGTVGDIESMPFIEAFRQFQFKVKKENFCNIHVSLIPQPSTTGEHKTKPTQNSVRELRGLGLSPDLIMCRCKTSLETAVKEKISMFCHVEPTQVICVHDVSSIYRVPLLLEDQGVVSYFYQRLNLPGEIRPIKMLTKWKEMAERSDHLLECVSIALVGKYTKLTDCYASVIKALEHSALAINHKLEVKYIDSADLETATLQDEPVKYHEAWQKLCSSHGVLVPGGFGVRGTEGKMLAINWARKQNKPFLGVCLGMQLAVCEFARNVLGWEDANSTEFNPESKHPVVIDMPEHNPGQMGGTMRLGKRRTIFTSNTSVLRKLYGDLEYVEERHRHRFEVNPELKHYFETKGLHFVGQDIEGERMEVIELEGHCYFVGVQYHPEFTSRPIKPSPPYFGLLLAAVGKLQSYLAKGCRLSPRDTYSDRSGSSSPEAEISELRFPSL